One Pseudomonas sp. MH9.2 DNA segment encodes these proteins:
- the pstS gene encoding phosphate ABC transporter substrate-binding protein PstS, giving the protein MLLTKKSLSVLLAALCLSSVAHATDVTGAGSSFVYPVLSKWSQDYSKSSSNRINYQSIGSGGGIAQIKAATVDFGASDAPLSADDLKASGLGQFPSVIGGIVPVMNIDGIAAGQLKLDGETLAKIFLGEITVWNDPAIVALNPGMKLPGGKITVVHRSDGSGTSYNFTNYLTKVSDDWKSKVGFGTTVPWPVGVGGKGNEGVSAYVKQIKNSIGYVEYAYALQNKMTHAQLKNAAGKFIQPNSKAFQAAADTADWANAKDFSLIMTNAPGDSAWPITATTWIIMYKQPKNAEQSQAAFNFFKWSLENGQQQASALDYVALPDSLVKRIEGYWKSDFAH; this is encoded by the coding sequence ATGTTGCTGACTAAAAAAAGCCTGTCTGTCTTGCTGGCTGCCCTCTGCCTGAGTAGCGTTGCTCATGCGACCGATGTTACCGGTGCGGGCTCCAGTTTTGTCTATCCGGTACTGTCCAAGTGGTCGCAGGACTACAGCAAAAGCTCCAGCAACCGCATCAATTACCAGTCGATTGGCTCGGGTGGAGGTATCGCTCAGATCAAGGCGGCAACAGTAGATTTTGGTGCCTCCGACGCCCCATTGTCTGCTGATGACCTCAAGGCCAGCGGCCTAGGCCAATTTCCCAGTGTCATTGGCGGCATCGTGCCGGTGATGAACATTGATGGTATCGCCGCAGGCCAATTGAAGCTGGACGGTGAGACCCTGGCGAAAATCTTCCTTGGTGAGATTACTGTTTGGAACGACCCGGCCATCGTCGCACTGAATCCAGGTATGAAACTACCCGGCGGTAAAATCACCGTCGTTCACCGTTCTGACGGCTCTGGCACCTCTTATAACTTCACCAACTACCTGACCAAAGTGAGTGATGATTGGAAATCTAAAGTCGGTTTCGGTACCACTGTGCCTTGGCCGGTCGGTGTGGGCGGCAAAGGCAACGAAGGTGTCTCCGCCTACGTAAAGCAAATCAAAAACTCAATCGGTTATGTTGAGTACGCCTATGCCCTTCAAAACAAGATGACTCACGCGCAGCTGAAGAACGCTGCAGGGAAGTTCATTCAACCCAATTCCAAAGCCTTCCAAGCGGCTGCCGATACTGCGGATTGGGCTAACGCTAAGGACTTCAGCCTGATCATGACCAACGCACCCGGCGATAGCGCATGGCCGATCACTGCGACCACTTGGATCATTATGTACAAACAGCCAAAAAATGCCGAGCAAAGCCAAGCAGCCTTCAACTTCTTCAAATGGTCATTGGAGAACGGTCAGCAACAGGCCTCGGCGCTGGACTACGTAGCCTTGCCTGATTCCCTGGTTAAGCGGATCGAAGGTTATTGGAAATCTGACTTCGCCCATTGA
- a CDS encoding GDCCVxC domain-containing (seleno)protein, translated as MNIIVLESVLTCPRCGFSRQETMPTDACQFYYECRNCNTLLRPNPGDCCVFCSFGSTKCPPIQTQHGCCG; from the coding sequence TTGAACATTATTGTCTTGGAGTCCGTGTTGACGTGCCCGCGCTGTGGATTTTCCCGGCAGGAAACCATGCCGACTGACGCCTGCCAGTTTTACTACGAGTGCCGCAACTGCAACACGCTGCTGCGTCCCAACCCCGGCGACTGCTGTGTGTTCTGTTCCTTCGGTTCTACGAAATGCCCTCCGATTCAGACGCAGCACGGGTGTTGCGGGTAG
- a CDS encoding class I SAM-dependent methyltransferase produces the protein MMLQDRLFQATGMPDKNWWHALWPDPDGIVKELRIESGMTVVDLGCGDGYFTAAIARRVGPGRVIGLDLDLDLDPAMLEQAEAACDGMSNCDWLLGDAMELSRLIASPVDFVLIANTFHGVPDKTALSKEVAAALQPAGRFAIVNWYPIAREDTPVLGQPRGPRTELRMSTEETRAVAEPAGFQLEGLVKLPPYHYGAIFKKT, from the coding sequence ATGATGCTTCAAGACCGATTGTTTCAAGCTACGGGGATGCCGGACAAAAACTGGTGGCATGCCTTATGGCCCGACCCCGATGGCATCGTCAAGGAATTGCGTATCGAATCCGGGATGACCGTTGTCGATTTGGGTTGCGGCGACGGCTATTTCACCGCAGCCATCGCCCGCCGGGTTGGCCCAGGCCGCGTCATCGGTCTCGACCTCGACCTCGACCTCGACCCGGCGATGCTGGAGCAAGCGGAAGCCGCTTGTGACGGGATGTCGAACTGTGACTGGCTACTCGGCGATGCGATGGAATTAAGCCGGCTGATAGCCAGCCCAGTAGACTTTGTCTTGATCGCAAATACTTTCCATGGCGTGCCAGACAAAACCGCACTGTCCAAGGAAGTCGCCGCCGCTCTCCAGCCCGCCGGTCGCTTCGCAATCGTCAATTGGTATCCCATCGCACGCGAAGACACGCCTGTGCTGGGCCAGCCGCGCGGGCCACGCACGGAACTTCGCATGTCCACAGAGGAGACCCGCGCGGTAGCTGAACCGGCTGGCTTCCAACTGGAAGGGCTGGTCAAGCTGCCGCCCTACCACTACGGGGCAATTTTCAAGAAAACCTGA
- a CDS encoding SHOCT domain-containing protein produces MWNYEPWGMFPWMWIFPLIFLIVMLIFLFRSGCLPMCGGHKTHEKREESARELLDRRYARGEINREEYQQMKKDLE; encoded by the coding sequence ATGTGGAACTATGAACCGTGGGGCATGTTTCCGTGGATGTGGATATTTCCACTGATCTTTCTCATCGTGATGCTGATCTTCCTCTTCCGGAGCGGCTGTTTGCCCATGTGCGGCGGCCATAAAACACACGAAAAAAGAGAAGAAAGCGCGCGAGAACTTCTCGACCGGCGTTATGCCCGTGGAGAGATCAACCGCGAGGAATATCAACAGATGAAAAAAGATCTCGAATAG
- a CDS encoding metalloregulator ArsR/SmtB family transcription factor produces the protein MTTTKDALNIPQLRANADAAGQLLKALANPDRLLLLCQLSQGERNVSDLEALLGIQQPTLSQQLAVLRREGLVETRRDGKQIYYRINSPAALAVINTLYQLFCAGDAT, from the coding sequence ATGACTACCACCAAAGACGCTCTCAATATCCCGCAGCTGCGCGCGAATGCCGATGCTGCTGGTCAGCTACTCAAGGCTCTTGCCAACCCAGATCGACTGCTTCTGCTCTGTCAGTTATCGCAGGGAGAGCGCAACGTCAGCGACTTGGAGGCTTTGCTTGGCATCCAGCAACCGACGCTGTCTCAGCAACTCGCAGTATTGCGTCGGGAAGGTCTAGTGGAGACGCGTCGCGATGGCAAGCAGATCTACTACCGTATCAACAGCCCGGCAGCACTTGCCGTGATCAATACCCTTTACCAACTATTTTGTGCGGGAGACGCGACATGA
- a CDS encoding YeeE/YedE family protein: MSIDWLNFTPWSALSGGALIGLAASVFVLANGRITGISGLLGSVLQWGSDGWGEKALFLLGLLLAPLLWTLFAAFPTIQFQTGWVGLVLAGLLVGVGTRYGSGCTSGHGVCGISRLSPRSIAATLCFMSTGFATVYVVRHVLGV, encoded by the coding sequence ATGAGCATCGACTGGCTTAACTTCACTCCCTGGTCAGCCCTGTCCGGGGGTGCGTTGATCGGGCTGGCGGCCAGTGTGTTTGTTCTCGCCAATGGCCGTATTACTGGAATCAGTGGATTGCTCGGCAGCGTACTCCAATGGGGTAGTGATGGCTGGGGAGAGAAAGCGTTGTTTCTACTTGGCCTGTTGTTGGCGCCCTTGCTCTGGACGCTGTTTGCTGCCTTCCCGACGATCCAGTTCCAGACGGGCTGGGTTGGTTTGGTGCTGGCCGGTCTTCTAGTAGGTGTCGGCACCCGCTATGGCTCCGGTTGTACCAGTGGCCATGGCGTGTGCGGTATATCGCGCTTATCCCCGCGCTCCATCGCTGCAACGTTGTGTTTTATGTCTACGGGATTTGCCACGGTGTATGTCGTTCGTCATGTGTTGGGAGTCTGA
- a CDS encoding DUF6691 family protein has translation MVKLTAFFAGLIFGLGLLLGGMANPAKVLGFLDLAGAWDPSLGLVMAGAIAVAILPFNWARKQKQSLLGSPMQLPVKRELDSRLIVGSLLFGVGWGIAGICPGPAVAILLTGHWQIIVFVLAMLAGMLLFSVLENRRTDR, from the coding sequence ATGGTCAAATTAACTGCTTTTTTTGCCGGGTTGATCTTCGGGCTTGGCCTGCTACTGGGTGGCATGGCGAACCCCGCCAAAGTGCTAGGCTTTCTTGACTTGGCGGGTGCTTGGGATCCCTCTCTGGGGCTTGTCATGGCTGGCGCTATCGCAGTGGCGATCCTGCCGTTCAATTGGGCCCGCAAACAGAAGCAATCCTTGCTTGGATCACCCATGCAGCTACCCGTCAAACGTGAACTGGACTCTCGACTCATTGTAGGCAGTCTTTTATTCGGTGTTGGCTGGGGCATCGCAGGCATCTGCCCTGGGCCGGCGGTGGCGATTTTGCTCACCGGACACTGGCAAATCATCGTGTTTGTGCTGGCCATGCTGGCCGGTATGTTGCTGTTCTCTGTGCTCGAAAACCGTCGAACGGATAGATAA
- a CDS encoding DUF2892 domain-containing protein translates to MKANVGTIDRILRVVAGVILIGLSLAGVIGWWGWLGVVPLATGIFRFCPGYSLIGVNTCKRS, encoded by the coding sequence ATGAAAGCAAATGTTGGAACCATCGACCGCATTCTGCGCGTTGTCGCAGGCGTAATTCTGATCGGTCTGAGCCTGGCTGGGGTCATTGGCTGGTGGGGCTGGCTTGGTGTTGTGCCATTGGCTACCGGCATCTTTCGCTTCTGTCCGGGCTATTCGCTTATTGGGGTCAATACCTGCAAGCGTTCTTAG
- a CDS encoding OsmC family protein, translated as MTMKTISAHGTLGSGFAVEVTCGEHHVIMDQPKHAAGQDTGPTPLELILAAIAGCFGTIGRFLAHQRKIELRGMRFEIQADYDPAGLLGRDLSVRPGFQALRVLVEIDADLSLEEKQAFLQEVERRCPLADNLTHGTQLYSQLVDRESPQTL; from the coding sequence ATGACTATGAAAACTATTAGCGCCCATGGCACCCTCGGTTCAGGCTTTGCAGTCGAGGTGACTTGCGGTGAGCATCACGTCATCATGGATCAGCCCAAGCATGCGGCTGGACAGGATACCGGGCCTACTCCGCTGGAACTGATTCTCGCCGCGATTGCCGGATGCTTTGGCACCATTGGCCGCTTTCTTGCCCATCAGCGCAAAATTGAACTGCGCGGCATGCGCTTTGAAATTCAGGCTGATTACGACCCTGCCGGATTACTCGGGCGGGATCTTTCTGTTCGACCAGGATTTCAGGCCTTGCGAGTGTTGGTAGAGATTGATGCCGATCTAAGCCTTGAAGAAAAGCAGGCGTTTTTGCAAGAAGTAGAGCGTCGCTGCCCACTGGCTGATAATTTGACCCATGGCACTCAGCTATACAGTCAACTCGTAGATCGCGAATCGCCACAGACTTTGTAG
- a CDS encoding class I SAM-dependent methyltransferase — protein sequence MQSKEHWENVYTTKAADEVSWFQEHAALSLKFIREAGVPLTALIIDVGGGASTLVDDLLANGYENVTVLDLSGKALATAKARLGTLASKVQWLEANIIETKLDSNAYDVWHDRAVFHFLTTAEERHAYVQAVLRAVKPGGLVIVATFAEDGPSKCSGLSVMRYDANELHAEFGEPFIMLGHEKESHHTPGGNEQKFVYCFCRKVI from the coding sequence ATGCAATCCAAGGAGCACTGGGAAAACGTCTACACGACCAAAGCCGCTGATGAGGTGAGTTGGTTTCAAGAGCATGCCGCACTCTCGCTCAAGTTCATTCGAGAGGCGGGTGTACCGCTTACAGCTTTGATCATTGATGTTGGCGGCGGCGCATCAACACTGGTTGATGATCTCTTGGCTAACGGTTATGAAAACGTCACGGTTCTTGACCTTTCCGGAAAAGCTCTTGCTACGGCAAAAGCCAGGCTCGGCACGCTAGCTTCGAAGGTACAGTGGCTAGAAGCGAATATCATCGAAACCAAGCTTGATTCGAACGCCTACGACGTGTGGCATGACAGGGCCGTATTTCATTTTTTAACCACTGCAGAAGAGCGGCATGCGTATGTCCAAGCTGTGCTTAGGGCGGTTAAACCAGGCGGTCTGGTCATCGTGGCAACCTTTGCAGAGGATGGGCCAAGCAAGTGCAGTGGCTTGTCTGTCATGCGTTACGATGCCAATGAGCTTCATGCTGAATTCGGTGAGCCGTTTATCATGCTTGGACATGAAAAAGAGTCTCACCATACGCCAGGGGGCAATGAGCAGAAGTTTGTTTACTGTTTTTGTCGCAAGGTCATCTGA
- a CDS encoding efflux RND transporter permease subunit — translation MLNSIIRFAVRFRGVVIALACLLAGYGIYTLTQARQDVFPEFAPPLAVIQTEAPGLSSEQVEMLVTQPVENAMGGTLGLASMRSKSLPGLSMVTLTFKDGADLYRARQLAAERLSTLTGILPHGVKTPALLPLTSSTSVTLVAGITSDTRSLMEMRTLAEWTIKPQLLRVPGVADVIVFGGDLKQFQIQADPKKLVQYGFALQDVLSAAQRATGVRGAGFLETANQRIVLNTEGQTATPEQLAQTVLNYQSGIAVRLGDVATVTYGPAPAVGAAAIEGKPAVSLMVESQYGADMMSVSSSVESALNSLKPALEAEQVSLHPDIFRPAKFIETAMGHLQTALLLGSVLVVLVLFLFLLNIRTAIISATAIPLSLLTAVIVLHHFGVSLNTMTLGGLAIALGEVVDDAVVDVENIFRRLRQNQALEHPISPALVVLRASFEVRSAVVYATLVVALIFLPVLALSGIAGELFAPLGLAYILAILASLVVALTVTPALAFMLLTTKPLQSEEPKLVQRLKARYLKLLASIESHSRSIVWMIVILCTVAASALPFFGGNFIPELKEGHYLIHMALAPGSSLTESMRVGDRVAQELSTVSGVRLVAQRAGRASEVVDPTGVHVSEFEVDLNSLSAAEETQAVARIQHVLASFPGLTTSVNTFVTERVDESISGVTAPVVINVFGPDLDVLDSKAQEIAQVIGRIPGTIGLRVESAQHVPQLTIRLRPEQLTHWGFEPVDVMEAIQVAYDGVTANQIYQGNQTYDVTVSLSPATHHSIAAVGSLLLRNKTGTTVPLNQLAVITQTTSRYQIMHSGGQRLQTVSTAVHGRAVSDFVQEAQRRINKEVTLPKGTYVLFAGEEQARVQSQQDLLVYTAVAIIGIMLLLFLALKSMRALVLVLVNLPFALVGGVLTVLVCGGNLSLGTLVGFVTLFGITLRNSIMLISHYSHLVNEEGMTWGPETARRGAAERLVPILMTAVVTALGLLPLALASGAAGNEIEGPMAIVILGGLVTSTALNLLVLPTLALHFGRFEKRVEEFPAQLTPVESAT, via the coding sequence ATGTTGAATTCAATTATCCGCTTCGCTGTGCGCTTCCGAGGGGTGGTTATCGCCCTCGCGTGTCTGCTGGCAGGTTATGGCATCTATACCCTGACTCAGGCCCGGCAAGATGTTTTCCCCGAGTTCGCTCCACCGCTGGCGGTGATTCAGACCGAAGCTCCAGGGTTATCGTCCGAGCAGGTTGAAATGCTTGTTACCCAGCCGGTCGAAAATGCCATGGGTGGCACCCTGGGACTTGCGAGCATGCGATCCAAATCGTTGCCGGGGCTGTCAATGGTGACGCTGACCTTCAAGGATGGGGCTGACCTATACCGAGCCAGACAACTGGCTGCGGAGCGACTCAGTACGCTCACCGGTATTCTCCCGCACGGGGTCAAAACACCTGCGCTATTGCCATTAACGTCATCGACCAGCGTCACTCTGGTCGCAGGTATTACCTCTGACACCCGCTCGCTGATGGAGATGCGCACACTGGCGGAGTGGACGATCAAACCGCAATTATTACGCGTGCCAGGCGTGGCAGACGTAATCGTATTCGGCGGTGATCTAAAGCAGTTTCAGATTCAGGCAGATCCCAAAAAGCTGGTGCAATACGGTTTCGCTCTGCAAGACGTATTGAGCGCTGCCCAGCGTGCAACGGGGGTTAGAGGCGCAGGTTTTCTGGAGACCGCTAACCAGCGCATCGTCTTGAATACCGAGGGGCAAACCGCTACACCGGAGCAGTTGGCGCAAACAGTGCTCAACTACCAGAGTGGTATCGCCGTACGCTTGGGCGATGTCGCCACGGTGACCTATGGGCCAGCTCCCGCAGTCGGTGCGGCGGCAATCGAGGGTAAGCCAGCGGTGTCGCTGATGGTGGAAAGCCAATACGGCGCCGACATGATGAGCGTTTCCAGTAGTGTGGAAAGCGCCCTGAACAGCTTGAAACCAGCGCTCGAAGCGGAACAAGTGAGTCTGCATCCGGACATCTTCCGCCCCGCCAAATTTATTGAAACCGCGATGGGTCACCTGCAAACGGCACTGCTGCTGGGCAGTGTGCTGGTTGTCCTGGTGCTGTTTCTGTTCTTGCTCAATATCCGCACTGCGATCATCTCGGCTACGGCGATTCCGCTTTCCCTGTTAACGGCGGTGATCGTGCTCCATCACTTCGGCGTAAGTCTCAACACCATGACCTTGGGCGGCTTGGCCATTGCCCTGGGAGAGGTCGTGGACGATGCCGTGGTCGACGTGGAGAACATCTTCCGTCGGCTGCGCCAAAATCAAGCGCTGGAGCATCCCATCTCACCGGCCTTGGTGGTATTGCGCGCCTCGTTCGAAGTCCGTAGTGCAGTGGTGTATGCCACCTTGGTTGTTGCACTGATTTTCCTGCCTGTTCTGGCACTGTCAGGGATTGCCGGGGAACTGTTCGCGCCCTTGGGGCTCGCCTATATCCTGGCGATTTTGGCGTCCCTTGTGGTGGCCCTGACGGTCACGCCAGCGCTGGCGTTTATGTTGTTGACCACCAAGCCACTTCAATCGGAAGAGCCCAAGCTGGTGCAGCGACTGAAGGCTCGTTATCTGAAACTACTCGCCAGCATCGAGTCGCACTCTCGTTCAATCGTCTGGATGATCGTCATTCTCTGCACCGTGGCGGCCAGCGCGCTCCCGTTCTTTGGCGGTAACTTCATACCGGAATTGAAGGAGGGGCATTACCTCATCCATATGGCGTTGGCCCCAGGCTCCTCTTTGACCGAGTCCATGCGCGTGGGCGACCGTGTAGCGCAGGAGCTGAGTACAGTCTCCGGCGTGCGGCTGGTAGCGCAACGCGCAGGGCGAGCCAGTGAAGTAGTCGACCCGACTGGCGTCCATGTCAGTGAGTTCGAAGTGGATTTAAATAGCTTGTCCGCCGCAGAGGAAACCCAGGCCGTAGCGCGTATTCAACACGTGCTGGCCAGCTTCCCGGGGCTAACGACGTCGGTGAACACGTTCGTGACTGAGCGGGTGGACGAAAGCATCTCCGGCGTCACCGCGCCGGTCGTTATCAATGTCTTTGGCCCTGACCTGGATGTGCTGGACAGCAAAGCCCAGGAAATTGCACAGGTGATCGGTCGAATCCCCGGCACCATCGGCTTGAGAGTCGAGTCCGCCCAGCATGTGCCGCAATTAACCATCAGGCTGCGGCCTGAGCAATTGACACACTGGGGGTTCGAGCCGGTTGATGTGATGGAGGCGATCCAGGTGGCCTACGACGGAGTGACCGCCAACCAGATCTATCAGGGCAACCAGACGTATGACGTCACCGTCTCGTTGAGTCCCGCAACCCACCACAGCATCGCGGCTGTCGGTTCACTGCTGCTACGCAACAAAACCGGAACCACGGTGCCGCTCAATCAACTGGCCGTGATCACTCAAACCACCAGCCGTTACCAAATCATGCACAGCGGTGGTCAACGCCTGCAAACAGTCTCGACCGCAGTACATGGCCGTGCGGTGAGTGACTTCGTTCAGGAGGCTCAACGGCGAATTAACAAGGAGGTCACTTTACCCAAGGGAACCTACGTCTTGTTTGCTGGAGAGGAACAAGCACGTGTGCAATCGCAACAGGACTTACTGGTTTACACAGCGGTTGCCATCATTGGGATCATGCTGCTTCTGTTCCTCGCCCTCAAAAGCATGCGTGCGTTGGTCTTAGTCCTCGTGAACCTGCCCTTTGCCTTGGTAGGCGGTGTATTGACTGTGTTGGTATGCGGTGGAAACTTGTCATTGGGAACACTGGTCGGGTTTGTCACCCTGTTTGGTATCACGCTGCGCAACTCCATCATGCTCATCTCCCATTACTCACACCTGGTGAATGAAGAAGGCATGACATGGGGCCCGGAAACAGCTCGAAGGGGTGCCGCCGAGCGACTTGTACCGATTCTGATGACAGCCGTGGTGACCGCGTTGGGACTGCTACCTTTGGCGCTCGCCAGTGGCGCTGCCGGCAATGAAATTGAAGGGCCTATGGCTATCGTTATCTTGGGAGGATTAGTGACCTCAACAGCTCTCAACCTCTTGGTGTTACCAACTTTGGCGTTGCATTTTGGACGCTTTGAAAAGCGCGTCGAAGAGTTTCCAGCTCAGTTAACACCCGTTGAATCCGCCACCTAG
- a CDS encoding efflux RND transporter periplasmic adaptor subunit, with the protein MNTPFRSKIPLITLAVVAVVGLGPLGFFSYQAMQAVLTTSVAPRPTRVTTEGGLTIVTLDETTQTISGIQSESITASRHQVEHLAYGSVLDVQGLNDLSTRYAMAQADSSAAQSAASASSQEYERNAALFKANQSVALKVLQASQVTWSTDKTKLQAASANLQSVRNSALQQFGAPLAGMIGAQDAPLLRRLLNREDMLLRVALPLGVDLAAPEQITIESSEHHRETAHLISVSPQVDASTEGRAYLYRAAATLPVGSKVVAYLPLPTPTSTSLVIPEAAILWFGGQPWAYVQIAKDRFTRRPVADQTPYNNGYLVNTGFESGDRVVVRGAQLLLSEEQRPPITASACKDPECDD; encoded by the coding sequence ATGAACACACCCTTTCGTAGCAAAATCCCACTGATCACCTTGGCGGTGGTAGCCGTCGTCGGATTAGGCCCTTTAGGCTTTTTTTCTTATCAAGCCATGCAGGCTGTGCTTACAACTTCGGTCGCCCCCCGTCCAACACGGGTCACCACCGAAGGAGGTTTGACCATCGTCACGCTGGATGAAACGACCCAGACAATCAGTGGAATTCAGAGTGAATCGATCACTGCGTCCAGGCATCAAGTGGAACATCTTGCTTACGGCAGTGTGCTCGATGTGCAAGGGCTGAATGATCTGAGCACTCGTTACGCGATGGCTCAAGCAGACTCTTCAGCGGCACAGTCTGCCGCTTCGGCTTCTAGCCAGGAATATGAGCGCAACGCCGCGCTGTTCAAGGCCAACCAGAGCGTGGCCTTGAAGGTGCTGCAAGCCTCGCAAGTCACATGGAGTACCGACAAGACCAAGCTGCAAGCCGCGAGTGCCAACCTGCAGTCGGTACGCAATAGCGCGCTCCAACAGTTTGGTGCGCCCTTGGCCGGCATGATCGGAGCGCAAGATGCCCCTCTATTGCGTAGGCTGTTGAACCGCGAAGACATGCTGTTGCGCGTTGCCCTCCCCCTCGGCGTTGATTTGGCCGCGCCTGAACAGATCACGATTGAGTCCAGCGAACATCATCGGGAAACGGCGCACCTGATTTCGGTCTCACCTCAAGTCGATGCTTCGACAGAAGGCCGTGCCTACCTTTACCGAGCGGCGGCTACCCTTCCTGTCGGTAGCAAAGTAGTTGCCTATTTGCCATTACCCACACCCACCAGCACCAGTCTCGTCATACCTGAGGCGGCCATCCTATGGTTTGGCGGGCAGCCGTGGGCGTATGTGCAAATTGCCAAAGACCGGTTTACCCGCCGTCCTGTCGCAGACCAAACCCCCTACAACAATGGGTACCTGGTCAACACAGGGTTTGAGTCCGGTGATCGTGTCGTGGTACGTGGTGCGCAACTGCTGTTGTCCGAAGAGCAGCGTCCGCCCATCACCGCATCGGCTTGCAAAGACCCCGAATGTGACGACTAA